ATGCCAAGCTCGATGCAGATCAGGTAGATCGGGTAGAGCACACCCACCGCCGGCAGCATCTTGGTCGACAGCATCCACAGCAGGATGTCCTTGGTGCGCCGCGAGGGCACAAAGGCCATGGACCAGGCCGCGGGAACCGCGATCATGATGCCGAGGATGGTCGAGCCCCCGGCGATGATGATCGAGTTCCACAGGAACTTGGCGTAGTTCGACCGTTCCAGGACCGCGGTATAGTTCTCCAGTGTCCAGTCGAACGCCAGGAACACGGGCGGGTCTGCAATCGCCGTGGCCTCGGTCTTGAAGCTGGTCAGGATGGTCCAGAGGATCGGGAAGAAGATTAGCAGTCCGATGCCCCAGGCCAGGGTGGTATTGATGAGCTTGCGTTGTTGGGTAACTGCGCGGGCCATGATGTCCTCCTCACGCGTCCAGGTTCTTGCCGACGATGCGCATCAGGAAGATGGCAACGATATTGGCGAGAATGATTGCGTACACCCCTCCGGCAGAGCCGAGGCCGACATTCTGGCTTTCGAGCACGCGTTGGAAGATCAGGTAAGTGAGCGTCCGTGTGCCGAAGGCGCCGCCCGTGGTCACGAAGATCTCGGCGAAGATCGCCAGCAGAAAGATCGTCTGGATGAGCAGCACGATGGTGATGGCGCGGCTCAGGTGGGGCAGGGTGATGAAGGCGAAGCGTTTCACCGGCGGGGCCCCGTCCATCTCGGCGGCTTCCAGCTGCTCGCTGTCGAGCGACTGGATCGCCGTCAGCAGGATGAGCGTCGCGAAGGGCAGCCATTGCCAGGACACGATCATGATGATCGAGGTCATCGAGGCCTCCGACAGCCACGAAACCGGCTCGGCCCCGAAGAAGCGCCACAGATGCGCCAACAGCCCGTTGGTCGGATCCATGAACATGTTCTTCCAGACCAGTGCGGATACGGTGGGCATCACGAAGAAGGGCGCGATCACCAGGATCCGGACAACGCCCTGACCCCACATCGGCTGGTTGAGAAGGATCGCGAGCAAGACGCCCAGGGTAATCGTGATCGCCAGCACGCCACCGACGATGATCAAGGTGGCTGTAACCGAGGGCCAGAAGGCACTCGAAGAAACGAAACGAATGTAGTTGTCAAATCCCACCCAACCCAGGTCGCCACCCCGCAGGGGCAGATACTGCTTGAACGAGAACAGCAGGGTCATTGTCAGGGGGACAAGCATCCAGCCGAGGAGCAGGATGACCGCCGGAGCCATCATCAGGCGCGCCGCTGATCGGGAATGTTTGGTTGCCATCAGGCATACCTCCTCTGTTGATCGCCGACAGGCTATCTGGAACGGGAGCTGCGATTTTCGGGAATGAAAGTCCCGGGGCGCGGGCCAACCGCGCGCCCCGGGGGGAGGAGTGCTTAGCGGTAGCCGGCGGCTTCCATGGCGTCGTTGGTCAGGGCCTGGGCTTTCTCAAGCGCCTCTTCGACGGTCTGCTGACCGGCATAGACGGCGGAGAATTCCTGGCTGACTTCGGTGGCGATGCCCGCAAATTCGGGGATAGCGACGAACTGGATGCCAACATAGGGCACCGGGTCCACGGTCGGGTCGGTCGGATCGGCAGCCAGGATCGAATCCAGGGTCATCTTGGCGAACGGAATGTCCTTGTAGTTCTCGTTCTCATAGAGCGAGGTCCGCGCACCCGGAGGCACGTTGGCCCAACCTTCGTTCGCGGCCACCAACTCGATATAATCGGTCGAGGTGGCCCACTCGATGAATTCCTTGGCGGCATCGGCCTTCTGCGTGCCGGCGGGGATCGCCAGGGCCCAGGCCCAGAGCCAGTTCGCGCGCTTCTCGATGCCCTCGCTGTTCGGGGCGAGGGCGAAGCCCACCTGGTCGGCCACGGTCGAGTCGTTGGGGTTGGTCACGAAGGACGCCGCCACCGTGGCGTCGATCCACATGCCGCACTTGCCCTGCTGGAACAGGTTCAGGTTCTCGTTGAAGCCGTTGGTGGCGTAGCCGTTCGGCCCGGACTCGTTCATCATGCCGACGAAGAATTCCAGCGCCTCTTTCCACTCGGGTTGGTCGAATTGGGCGTTCCAGTCCTCGTCGAACCAGCGCGCGCCAAAGGAGTTCGCGGTGACGGTGATGAACGCGCCGCCTTCGCCCCAGCCGGCCTTGCCGCGCAGGCAGATGCCGTTGATGTCGTTCTCGCGGTCGGTCATGGCGGCGGCCGCTTCGCGGATGAACTGCCAGGTCGGCGCATCGGGCATTTCCAGCCCGGCCTTCTCCATCAGGTCCTTGCGGTACATGATCATGGAGCTTTCGCCGTAGAACGGCGCAGCATAGAGCGTGCCGTCATGGCTCAGACCGGCGCGCATCGCGGGCAGAATATCGTCGGCGTTGTAGTCCGCGGACAGATCGTCCAGCGGCACGAGCCAGCCATTGGCGCCCCAGATCGGAGTTTCGTACATGCCGATGGTCATGATGTCGAAGGAGCCGCCCTTGGCAGCAATATCCGTCGTGACGCGCTGGCGCAGGACGTTCTCTTCGAGGGTCACCCACTCGACCGTGTGGCCGGTCTTGTCGGTAAAATCCTGGGTCAGACCCTGCATCCGGATCATGTCGCCATTGTTGACGGTTGCGATTACCAGGTTTTCGCTTGCCATAGCGCCCGAGCTTACAAGGGTCAGGGCGGTGGCCGCGTAAAGTGCGTTCTTCAAGGACATCCGGAAAGTTCCTCCTCGTTGGATGATGTCATTGACCTTAACCAATGAGGTGACGCGAAGTCAAACTAGAATTTGCGCGCGTAAAATTTATAGGTAGCTCATTTTTTCAACGCTTTATGCGGAATCTCGCATAATCAGGCGACCTTCGAACAAGGTTTCTTCGCGCGCGGGGAGGTGGCCAGCATCCTCGAGGATGCGGAACAATGTCCGCACGGCTCGAATCGCAATGGCCTCGTAATCCTGTGCGATCGTGGTCAGGGGTGGGCATGTGAAGCGCGAGAACGGGTGGTCGTCATGTCCGGCGATCCGGATCTTGCAGTCGGGGCCGTGGCCCACGGGCAGGTGCAGTCGATATGCCGCTGACAGCATCCCGATGGCCAGCCGGTCGTTGCTGCACAGGATCGTGTTGGTCTCGAACGCCCCCTCTGCAAGCAGGCGCCCGCCTTCGGTGCTGCCGATCTCCTCGAAATTCCAGCCGCCGCCCTCGGCTTGGTGCACGTGGGGCGTTTCCCCGTGCCGTTCCATGCTCTCGATATAGGCGTGCCGATGCACGAAGGCGTTCGGATGGGTGGGGTGCTTCATTTCGAAAAAACAGGGTGGCTCACCGCTGCGACACAAGTATTCCACCATAAGGTCAATGCTTTGAATATGGTTCGTGCCGACGAAGGCCTGCCCGGTCTCGGGCATGTTGGCGTCGAACAGGACCAGCGGAAAATCCTCGCTGAAGGCCCGCACGGCCTCCCGGTCCGACAGTCTCCGGCCAAAGGGGGCCAGCAAGACGCCGGCGGGTTTCAGTGATCGGAGGGACTTTAGGTTGTCGCGCTCCCGGTCCGGGCTGCCGTGGGAGCTGAGCAGGATCGGGCTGTAGCCTGCCTCAATGCAGGCTAATTCGACGCGCCGCGCGATCTCCGAGAAGAACGGGTCGGCCAGGTTCGGCACAAGAACGCCGATATTCTTGGTCTTGCGCCGGTTCTGGTTCATGGCGAAGACGTTCGGCTCGTAGGCGTGCTTGGCTAGCGCGGCTTCGATCTTCTTGCGGGAGGTGGCCCGGACGCTGTCGGGGTCGTTGAAGTATTTCGACACGGTTGGGCGGGAGATGCCGCTGATTGCCGCAAATTCTTCCATATTGCGAATTTTCGGCTGAGCCATCTTAACACCTGAATTTTCAAAAAATGCCGCGCGACAAGTTTTAAGATAGGTGCCCCACCGTCTCTACGTCAAGGTCGATCTTGCGTGGCGATCACGGGCGCGTCCGGCGCTGGGGGTTAGAGCTCCTCGGTCCCGGGCGGGTTTGCGCAACAAAGGGCGGCAACAAGCCGACCGCGCTGCCGTTCGATACTTCGCTATTTGACATACGCGCCAGCTTATGCGGCTTGCGTCAGCACAAGGCGATAAGGAAGCGCTCAAGAAGCAGCTTGCCGATGTTGAGCGCCAGATCGAGAACCTTCTGGATCGGCTTGTCGAAACCGAAAAAGCCTCGGTTGTCGCGGCCTGCGAAGCGCGCATCGATAGGCTGGAGCGTGAGAAGCTGGTGCTTTCCGAGAGACTGGAGAAAACAGCCCCACCGAAGGGACGGCTGGAGTAATGAATTGAACTCGCCCTGAATTTCCTATCAAGACATTGGAATATATACAAAAATGGAGATCACGCCATGCGTCAGCTAGTGCTTAGACTGGCGTTTTCGAGGCCGCTTCGGTACTTCCAAAATGGGATGTATAGAACACCAAAATTTTCTTTTCCTTTTCATATACTTAGGGCAAAATTCTGGCTCAAAAATCGAGATGGTGCTGCTGGAGAGAATTGAACTCTCGACCTCTCCCTTACCAAGGGAGTGCTCTACCTCTGAGCTACAGCAGCACGGGTCGTGGATATGTCACGATGGGCGGCTGATTACGCGCAATCTTAGCGCGGCGCAAGCGCAATCTGGACGGTTTTTTCGTACTGGTCTAAGACACCGATATGGGGCGAGAAGATCCGAAGGAACCGGTGGATAAGTCTGTGTCGGCGCGTGCTGCGCGCGACGCGCGCTTGAAGGCTGCGCTCAAGGCCAATATGCAACGACGCAAGGCTCAGGCCCGTGCGCGGCAGGCTTCGACGAACGAGGACGCGGCGCCGGACGATGGCTCGGAACAGGCGTAAGGACAGGCGGATATGGACCAGATCGTGATCCGGGGGGGCGTGCCCCTCCATGGGGCCATTCCCATTGCTGGGGCCAAGAATGCCTGTCTGACGTTGATGCCGGCCACCTTGCTGAGCGATGAGCCTCTGACCCTGACCAATGCGCCGCGTCTGAGCGACATCGCCACGATGACCGCATTGCTGCGCTCGCTCGGGGCCGAGGTCAGCACGCTGCAGGACGGTAAGGTCCTGGCGCTATCCAGCCACAGGATCGACAACCATACCGCCGAGTATGATATCGTTCGCAAGATGCGGGCCTCGATCCTGGTGCTGGGGCCGATGCTGGCGCGGGATGGTCATGCGGTTGTTTCGCTTCCGGGGGGCTGCGCCATCGGCGCGCGTCCCGTTGACCTGCACCTCAAGGGATTGGAAGCGCTGGGCGCGGATCTGACGCTGACGGACGGCTATGTTCACGCCAAGGCGCCCGGGGGCCTGAAGGGCGCTGTGTTCGAGTTTCCGTTCGTGTCCGTCGGCGCCACGGAAAACATCCTGATGGCCGCCACGCTCGCCAAGGGCACCACTGTGTTGAAAAACGCTGCGCGCGAGCCTGAGATAGTCGATCTGGCCCGGTGTCTGCGCAAGATGGGGGCGCAGATCGAGGGCGAGGGCACATCCCGGATCACGGTTCAGGGAGTGGACCGGCTGCACGGCGCGACCCATCCAGTGGTGACCGACCGGATCGAGTTGGGGACCTACATGCTGGCCCCGGCCATCACTGGCGGAGAGGTCGAGTTGATCGGTGGACGGCTCGACCTGGTCGCAGCCTTTGCAGAGCGCCTCGCGGCGGCTGGCGTCGATGTGTCCGAAACCGCCCATGGCCTGACTGTCAAGCGCGCCAATGGCCGGGTCGGGGCAGTGGACGTGGTCACAGAACCCTTCCCCGGCTTCCCTACGGATTTGCAGGCGCAGATGATGGCG
The Dinoroseobacter shibae DFL 12 = DSM 16493 genome window above contains:
- a CDS encoding carbohydrate ABC transporter permease encodes the protein MATKHSRSAARLMMAPAVILLLGWMLVPLTMTLLFSFKQYLPLRGGDLGWVGFDNYIRFVSSSAFWPSVTATLIIVGGVLAITITLGVLLAILLNQPMWGQGVVRILVIAPFFVMPTVSALVWKNMFMDPTNGLLAHLWRFFGAEPVSWLSEASMTSIIMIVSWQWLPFATLILLTAIQSLDSEQLEAAEMDGAPPVKRFAFITLPHLSRAITIVLLIQTIFLLAIFAEIFVTTGGAFGTRTLTYLIFQRVLESQNVGLGSAGGVYAIILANIVAIFLMRIVGKNLDA
- a CDS encoding ABC transporter substrate-binding protein encodes the protein MSLKNALYAATALTLVSSGAMASENLVIATVNNGDMIRMQGLTQDFTDKTGHTVEWVTLEENVLRQRVTTDIAAKGGSFDIMTIGMYETPIWGANGWLVPLDDLSADYNADDILPAMRAGLSHDGTLYAAPFYGESSMIMYRKDLMEKAGLEMPDAPTWQFIREAAAAMTDRENDINGICLRGKAGWGEGGAFITVTANSFGARWFDEDWNAQFDQPEWKEALEFFVGMMNESGPNGYATNGFNENLNLFQQGKCGMWIDATVAASFVTNPNDSTVADQVGFALAPNSEGIEKRANWLWAWALAIPAGTQKADAAKEFIEWATSTDYIELVAANEGWANVPPGARTSLYENENYKDIPFAKMTLDSILAADPTDPTVDPVPYVGIQFVAIPEFAGIATEVSQEFSAVYAGQQTVEEALEKAQALTNDAMEAAGYR
- a CDS encoding LacI family DNA-binding transcriptional regulator, yielding MAQPKIRNMEEFAAISGISRPTVSKYFNDPDSVRATSRKKIEAALAKHAYEPNVFAMNQNRRKTKNIGVLVPNLADPFFSEIARRVELACIEAGYSPILLSSHGSPDRERDNLKSLRSLKPAGVLLAPFGRRLSDREAVRAFSEDFPLVLFDANMPETGQAFVGTNHIQSIDLMVEYLCRSGEPPCFFEMKHPTHPNAFVHRHAYIESMERHGETPHVHQAEGGGWNFEEIGSTEGGRLLAEGAFETNTILCSNDRLAIGMLSAAYRLHLPVGHGPDCKIRIAGHDDHPFSRFTCPPLTTIAQDYEAIAIRAVRTLFRILEDAGHLPAREETLFEGRLIMRDSA
- the murA gene encoding UDP-N-acetylglucosamine 1-carboxyvinyltransferase; this translates as MDQIVIRGGVPLHGAIPIAGAKNACLTLMPATLLSDEPLTLTNAPRLSDIATMTALLRSLGAEVSTLQDGKVLALSSHRIDNHTAEYDIVRKMRASILVLGPMLARDGHAVVSLPGGCAIGARPVDLHLKGLEALGADLTLTDGYVHAKAPGGLKGAVFEFPFVSVGATENILMAATLAKGTTVLKNAAREPEIVDLARCLRKMGAQIEGEGTSRITVQGVDRLHGATHPVVTDRIELGTYMLAPAITGGEVELIGGRLDLVAAFAERLAAAGVDVSETAHGLTVKRANGRVGAVDVVTEPFPGFPTDLQAQMMALLCTADGVSVLEERIFENRFMHAPELIRMGARIDVHGGTATVTGVPQLKGAPVMATDLRASVSLILAALAAEGETVVSRVYHLDRGYERVEEKLSACGAQIERVKET